In the Salmo trutta chromosome 33, fSalTru1.1, whole genome shotgun sequence genome, one interval contains:
- the itpka gene encoding inositol-trisphosphate 3-kinase A isoform X2 yields the protein MPKEREKRRKSSKEAGLSGAGISDGFVKERRTSRRASELRDELCQMKEVRLSEFNSTQVQTTMMESLRVPQVTITPDGGCSREIQQEDWADVEGSLRRKMSNSSISSTGSSIMLEESEDDILSDNETKSKGNITLEHLCEDTSESKPWWKIKTIVNWPFLSPQRRNLSWVQLAGHKGNFKAGGEGTILKKFCKNEELCFESLQGDVLQDFVPGYYGVVERDGDPFLHMTDLLVNFDRPSVMDCKMGVRTYLEEELVRARERPKLRRDLFDKMLEVDSEAPSPQEHLQRAVTKPRYMQWRETLSSTHTLGFRIEGIKKADGTCHTDFKKTQSKEDITQVFRDFATNNTNILNSYLSKLAKIQQALMSSEFFKRHEVIGSSLLFIHDHTERAEVWLIDFGKTTALPEGQTLNHSIPWQEGNREDGYMWGLDNLMRTLGSLTNKGTSEGTNECL from the exons ATgccgaaggagagagagaagaggcgaAAGTCCTCCAAGGAGGCAGGGCTGTCTGGCGCTGGTATTAGTGATGGGTTCGTTAAAGAGCGCAGAACAAGCCGCAGAGCATCTGAGCTTCGCGATGAACTCTGCCAAATGAAAGAAGTAAGGTTATCTGAGTTTAACTCCACTCAAGTGCAAACTACTATGATGGAGTCGCTCCGTGTACCGCAGGTGACAATAACCCCAGATGGAGGCTGCTCGCGGGAGATCCAGCAGGAGGACTGGGCTGATGTGGAAGGTTCTCTGCGACGGAAAATGTCAAACTCGTCAATCTCCTCAACAGGTTCCTCCATCATGTTGGAAGAGTCAGAGGATGACATTCTGAGTGACAACGAGACAAAGAGCAAGGGAAATATCACTTTAGAACATTTGTGTGAGGACACGAGTGAA AGCAAACCCTGGTGGAAGATAAAGACTATCGTCAACTGGCCTTTTCTTTCCCCACAAAGAAGAAACCTGTCCTGGGTTCAACTAGCTGGACACAAAG GTAATTTCAAAGCAGGCGGCGAAGGCACCATTCTGAAGAAGTTCTGTAAGAATGAGGAGCTGTGTTTTGAGAGTCTGCAGGGAGACGTGCTCCAGGACTTTGTACCAGGATATTATGGTGTGGTGGAGAGGGATGGGGATCCCTTCCTACATATGACTGATCTACTAGTCAACTTTGATAGACCCAGTGTCATGGACTGCAAGATGGGAGTGAG GACGTATCTGGAGGAGGAGCTGGTGCGAGCCCGAGAGCGGCCTAAGCTCCGTAGGGACCTGTTTGACAAGATGCTGGAGGTGGACAGTGAGGCCCCCAGCCCCCAGGAGCACCTCCAGAGGGCCGTCACCAAACCCCGCTatatgcagtggagagagaccctcagctccacacacacactgggcttcCGCATCGAAGGCATCAAA AAAGCTGACGGGACGTGTCATACGGATTTCAAGAAGACCCAGTCTAAGGAGGATATCACTCAGGTCTTCAGGGACTTTGCCACAAACAACACAAACATACTA AATTCCTACCTGAGTAAACTAGCAAAAATTCAACAAGCCCTGATGTCATCTGAGTTCTTCAAGAGACACGAG GTGATTGGGAGCTCCCTCCTCTTCATTCATGACCACACTGAGCGAGCTGAGGTTTGGCTCATTGACTTTGGCAAGACTACAGCTTTACCAGAGGGACAGACTCTGAACCACTCCATACCCTGGCAGGAGGGCAACCGAGAGGACGGATACATGTGGGGACTGGACAACCTGATGAGGACACTGGGCTCTTTGACTAACAAAGGAACTAGTGAAGGAACTAATGAGTGCCTTTAA
- the itpka gene encoding inositol-trisphosphate 3-kinase A isoform X1, translated as MPKEREKRRKSSKEAGLSGAGISDGFVKERRTSRRASELRDELCQMKEVRLSEFNSTQVQTTMMESLRVPQVTITPDGGCSREIQQEDWADVEGSLRRKMSNSSISSTGSSIMLEESEDDILSDNETKSKGNITLEHLCEDTSEQSKPWWKIKTIVNWPFLSPQRRNLSWVQLAGHKGNFKAGGEGTILKKFCKNEELCFESLQGDVLQDFVPGYYGVVERDGDPFLHMTDLLVNFDRPSVMDCKMGVRTYLEEELVRARERPKLRRDLFDKMLEVDSEAPSPQEHLQRAVTKPRYMQWRETLSSTHTLGFRIEGIKKADGTCHTDFKKTQSKEDITQVFRDFATNNTNILNSYLSKLAKIQQALMSSEFFKRHEVIGSSLLFIHDHTERAEVWLIDFGKTTALPEGQTLNHSIPWQEGNREDGYMWGLDNLMRTLGSLTNKGTSEGTNECL; from the exons ATgccgaaggagagagagaagaggcgaAAGTCCTCCAAGGAGGCAGGGCTGTCTGGCGCTGGTATTAGTGATGGGTTCGTTAAAGAGCGCAGAACAAGCCGCAGAGCATCTGAGCTTCGCGATGAACTCTGCCAAATGAAAGAAGTAAGGTTATCTGAGTTTAACTCCACTCAAGTGCAAACTACTATGATGGAGTCGCTCCGTGTACCGCAGGTGACAATAACCCCAGATGGAGGCTGCTCGCGGGAGATCCAGCAGGAGGACTGGGCTGATGTGGAAGGTTCTCTGCGACGGAAAATGTCAAACTCGTCAATCTCCTCAACAGGTTCCTCCATCATGTTGGAAGAGTCAGAGGATGACATTCTGAGTGACAACGAGACAAAGAGCAAGGGAAATATCACTTTAGAACATTTGTGTGAGGACACGAGTGAA CAGAGCAAACCCTGGTGGAAGATAAAGACTATCGTCAACTGGCCTTTTCTTTCCCCACAAAGAAGAAACCTGTCCTGGGTTCAACTAGCTGGACACAAAG GTAATTTCAAAGCAGGCGGCGAAGGCACCATTCTGAAGAAGTTCTGTAAGAATGAGGAGCTGTGTTTTGAGAGTCTGCAGGGAGACGTGCTCCAGGACTTTGTACCAGGATATTATGGTGTGGTGGAGAGGGATGGGGATCCCTTCCTACATATGACTGATCTACTAGTCAACTTTGATAGACCCAGTGTCATGGACTGCAAGATGGGAGTGAG GACGTATCTGGAGGAGGAGCTGGTGCGAGCCCGAGAGCGGCCTAAGCTCCGTAGGGACCTGTTTGACAAGATGCTGGAGGTGGACAGTGAGGCCCCCAGCCCCCAGGAGCACCTCCAGAGGGCCGTCACCAAACCCCGCTatatgcagtggagagagaccctcagctccacacacacactgggcttcCGCATCGAAGGCATCAAA AAAGCTGACGGGACGTGTCATACGGATTTCAAGAAGACCCAGTCTAAGGAGGATATCACTCAGGTCTTCAGGGACTTTGCCACAAACAACACAAACATACTA AATTCCTACCTGAGTAAACTAGCAAAAATTCAACAAGCCCTGATGTCATCTGAGTTCTTCAAGAGACACGAG GTGATTGGGAGCTCCCTCCTCTTCATTCATGACCACACTGAGCGAGCTGAGGTTTGGCTCATTGACTTTGGCAAGACTACAGCTTTACCAGAGGGACAGACTCTGAACCACTCCATACCCTGGCAGGAGGGCAACCGAGAGGACGGATACATGTGGGGACTGGACAACCTGATGAGGACACTGGGCTCTTTGACTAACAAAGGAACTAGTGAAGGAACTAATGAGTGCCTTTAA